One Bradyrhizobium sp. CCGB12 genomic window carries:
- a CDS encoding DMT family transporter yields the protein MHDSTRRDARPRIAPAGLMFLAITSIGWGFNWPVTKFLLAELPPLTLRGVTGVLGAALLALLAIMRRQSLRVEPGIWPRLLTAAVLNVTGWMVLMGLALLWLPASEAALIAYTMPVWASIIAWPVLGERPTVLRTLGLVMAFAGLASIMGGNGIAASAEKAPGIIMALCGALGFAVGTVFSKKYPIHLPPITAAAWQIGIGCLPISIIGLLVETTHLDKVTPVGWWLLVYSTVVQFCIAYVSWFAALARLPASVAAIGTMAVPVIGVVASAIALGEPLGAGQIAALIFTLAAVVLATR from the coding sequence ATGCATGATTCGACCCGCCGGGATGCGCGGCCGCGCATCGCCCCGGCCGGCCTGATGTTCCTCGCGATCACCTCGATCGGCTGGGGCTTCAACTGGCCGGTGACCAAATTCCTCCTCGCCGAGCTGCCGCCGCTGACCCTGCGCGGGGTGACTGGCGTGCTCGGCGCGGCGCTGCTGGCGCTGCTCGCGATCATGCGCCGGCAGAGCCTGCGGGTGGAACCCGGGATTTGGCCGCGCCTGCTGACCGCCGCCGTGCTCAATGTCACCGGCTGGATGGTGCTGATGGGCCTGGCGCTGCTCTGGCTGCCGGCGAGCGAGGCGGCGCTGATCGCCTACACCATGCCGGTCTGGGCCTCGATCATCGCCTGGCCGGTGCTGGGTGAGCGGCCGACGGTGCTGCGTACGCTGGGGCTGGTGATGGCCTTTGCCGGCCTTGCCTCGATCATGGGCGGCAACGGCATTGCCGCCAGCGCAGAGAAAGCGCCTGGAATCATCATGGCGCTGTGCGGCGCGCTCGGCTTCGCCGTCGGCACGGTATTCTCCAAGAAGTATCCGATCCACCTGCCGCCGATCACGGCTGCGGCCTGGCAGATCGGGATCGGCTGCCTGCCGATCTCGATCATCGGCCTGCTGGTCGAGACCACGCATCTGGACAAGGTGACGCCGGTCGGCTGGTGGCTGCTGGTCTATTCGACCGTGGTGCAGTTCTGCATCGCCTATGTCAGCTGGTTCGCCGCGCTGGCACGCCTGCCGGCCTCGGTCGCCGCCATCGGGACGATGGCCGTGCCTGTCATCGGCGTCGTCGCGTCGGCGATCGCGCTGGGCGAGCCGCTCGGGGCAGGGCAGATCGCAGCGCTGATCTTTACGCTGGCGGCGGTGGTGCTGGCGACGCGTTAG
- a CDS encoding NADH:ubiquinone oxidoreductase subunit NDUFA12 yields MKQFFLKFFTWWSGQTFGTQLWTRRYGELVGEDEQGNRYYRTRGGAIDPTLGFERRWVIYNGYAEASRIPTGWHGWMHHVVDVPPTEENYQPREWQKPHQPNPTGTPNAYRPSGSTLASGRRPKATGDYQPWTPG; encoded by the coding sequence ATGAAACAGTTCTTCCTCAAGTTCTTCACCTGGTGGAGCGGCCAGACTTTTGGCACGCAACTCTGGACCAGGCGGTACGGCGAGCTGGTCGGCGAGGACGAGCAGGGCAACCGCTACTACCGCACCCGCGGCGGGGCGATCGATCCGACGCTCGGCTTCGAGCGGCGCTGGGTGATCTACAACGGCTATGCGGAAGCGAGCCGCATCCCGACAGGTTGGCACGGCTGGATGCATCACGTCGTCGACGTGCCGCCGACCGAGGAGAACTACCAGCCGCGCGAATGGCAAAAGCCGCATCAGCCGAACCCCACCGGCACGCCGAACGCCTATCGTCCCTCGGGCTCGACGCTCGCCAGTGGCCGGCGGCCGAAGGCGACCGGCGACTACCAGCCCTGGACCCCCGGCTAA
- a CDS encoding CHASE3 domain-containing protein: MIPTQRVILGAGLAILLIITAASIALDVKSRSDATWVSHTVQIQKKISDLRVLLRRAESAARGYELYRTPGFSDEFQAMHAGIAPALADLKRDVHDNPNQIALLEATEPIALRRLEIAATAMRLRSENDLAGIAVLNGKAEGRGLMDTVMANLDQLSAEEERLLAARSQDSRRTGIVLLGIDVAGALVILLLVVMVMRESQRTQVALKSTLMETTAAKEALAAAVAERTEHLVTAHDELRLSINVLQSTFHSMAEAVLVIDAEGNVLLSNPAAERMLLHRAGMNLRNLRALSSVFHGDGVTPLTADELPSMRVLRGEQFEELEMIVRPHSGNSPRHLMISGRPMRDGQGHISGAVLVYHDATTSRETERQLHQSQKLDAIGQLTGGVAHDFNNMLTVISGNTETLVESLKQQPELQRVARLIDDAAERCAELIQHLLAFARRQPLQPRNVEINAAVADIAKLLRPTLGEQIQIETALEQGPMTAHIDPSRLTNAVLNMAINARDAMPNGGKLLFETHRVVLDEAYAQNNLDVRPGPYVMLAVSDTGTGMQAEVQQKAFEPFFTTKEVGKGSGLGLSMVYGFVKQSGGHIKIYSEEGHGTTIKLYLPPGEGTADVAAPAVPQAEGGAEIIFVVEDDTLVRNFVTAQLQGLGYKTVAAPDGKAALELIEAGQRFDLLFTDVVIPGGMSGRELADEVAKRRPGLKVLYTSGYTDNAVVHHGKLDDGVLLLTKPYRRNQLAEMIRKALGGGMAG; the protein is encoded by the coding sequence TTGATCCCAACGCAGCGCGTCATTCTCGGTGCCGGACTCGCCATCCTCCTGATCATCACGGCGGCCTCGATCGCCCTCGACGTCAAGTCACGGTCCGATGCGACCTGGGTCAGTCACACCGTCCAGATTCAGAAGAAGATCTCCGATTTGCGTGTGCTGCTGCGCCGCGCCGAGAGCGCCGCGCGCGGCTACGAGCTCTATCGCACCCCGGGCTTCAGCGATGAGTTCCAGGCGATGCACGCCGGGATCGCGCCGGCGCTCGCCGATCTCAAGCGCGACGTGCACGACAACCCCAATCAGATCGCGCTGCTGGAAGCCACCGAGCCGATCGCACTACGCCGGCTCGAGATCGCCGCCACGGCGATGCGCCTGCGTTCCGAGAACGACCTGGCCGGCATTGCCGTGCTCAACGGCAAGGCCGAGGGCCGCGGCCTCATGGATACCGTGATGGCCAATCTCGACCAGTTGAGCGCCGAGGAAGAACGCCTGCTCGCCGCGCGCTCCCAGGACTCGCGCCGCACCGGCATCGTGCTGCTCGGCATCGACGTTGCCGGCGCGTTGGTGATCCTGCTGCTGGTCGTGATGGTGATGCGCGAAAGCCAGCGCACCCAGGTCGCGCTCAAGAGCACGCTGATGGAGACCACCGCCGCCAAGGAGGCGCTCGCGGCGGCGGTGGCCGAACGGACCGAGCATCTGGTCACCGCGCATGACGAGCTGCGCCTGTCGATCAACGTGCTGCAAAGCACATTCCACAGCATGGCGGAGGCGGTGCTGGTGATCGACGCAGAAGGCAATGTCCTTCTGTCCAATCCGGCCGCGGAGCGCATGCTGCTGCATCGCGCCGGCATGAACTTGCGCAATCTGCGCGCGCTATCCTCTGTGTTTCACGGCGACGGCGTCACGCCGCTCACGGCCGACGAGCTGCCGTCGATGCGTGTGCTGCGCGGCGAGCAGTTCGAAGAGCTGGAGATGATCGTCCGCCCGCACAGCGGCAATTCTCCCCGCCATCTCATGATCAGCGGCCGGCCGATGCGGGATGGGCAAGGCCACATCTCCGGCGCGGTGCTGGTCTATCATGACGCGACCACGTCGCGGGAGACGGAGCGACAGCTGCATCAGTCGCAGAAGCTGGATGCCATCGGCCAGCTGACCGGCGGGGTCGCTCACGACTTCAACAACATGCTGACCGTCATCTCCGGCAACACGGAGACGCTGGTGGAGAGCCTGAAGCAGCAGCCGGAGCTCCAGCGCGTGGCGCGCCTGATCGACGATGCCGCCGAGCGCTGCGCCGAGCTGATCCAGCATCTGCTCGCGTTTGCGCGCCGGCAGCCGCTCCAGCCGCGCAATGTCGAGATCAACGCCGCGGTCGCGGACATCGCGAAGCTCCTGCGCCCCACCCTCGGCGAGCAGATCCAGATCGAGACCGCGCTGGAACAGGGGCCGATGACGGCGCATATCGATCCATCCCGGCTCACCAATGCCGTGCTGAACATGGCGATCAACGCCCGCGACGCCATGCCGAACGGCGGCAAGCTGCTGTTCGAGACCCACCGGGTCGTGCTCGACGAGGCCTATGCGCAGAACAATCTGGACGTCCGGCCCGGCCCCTACGTGATGCTCGCCGTCAGCGACACCGGCACCGGCATGCAGGCCGAGGTCCAGCAGAAGGCGTTCGAGCCGTTCTTCACCACCAAGGAGGTCGGCAAGGGTTCGGGCCTCGGCCTCTCCATGGTCTACGGCTTCGTCAAGCAGTCCGGCGGCCACATCAAGATCTACAGCGAGGAAGGCCACGGCACCACGATCAAGCTCTATCTGCCGCCGGGCGAAGGCACGGCAGACGTGGCCGCTCCCGCCGTGCCGCAGGCCGAAGGCGGCGCCGAGATCATTTTCGTGGTCGAGGACGACACGCTGGTGCGCAACTTCGTCACCGCGCAGCTCCAGGGCCTCGGCTACAAGACGGTGGCCGCGCCCGACGGCAAGGCCGCGCTGGAATTGATCGAGGCCGGCCAGCGGTTCGATCTGCTCTTCACCGACGTCGTCATTCCCGGCGGCATGAGCGGACGCGAGCTCGCCGACGAGGTGGCCAAGCGCCGGCCGGGCCTGAAGGTGCTCTACACCTCCGGCTACACCGACAACGCCGTTGTCCATCACGGCAAGCTCGACGACGGCGTGCTGCTGCTGACCAAACCCTACCGCCGCAACCAGCTCGCGGAGATGATCAGGAAGGCGCTGGGTGGGGGAATGGCGGGCTAG
- a CDS encoding BA14K family protein, with product MNSLKYLSAAATVALILPLASPSFAQGRHGGGGGGGAHVGGGGFGGGGARMGGGGFGGGARMGGGGAAFHGGGGNFAAGAARPSGGNFAAGAAMRPSGGNFAAGAAMRPSGGNFAARTAMRPSGGSFVAGAANRAAVAPAFSGTRSVATAGNWQGGRNWSGRHWHHRRGGFWPGFAAGAAIGGLGSYAYYGGGYGYYDDPYYYGDSYYDEPSVAVVPDGGGDSAAYCAQRYKSYDPASGTYLGYDGQRHPCP from the coding sequence ATGAATAGCCTGAAATATTTGAGCGCCGCGGCAACCGTGGCGCTGATTCTTCCGCTGGCGAGCCCGAGCTTCGCCCAGGGCCGCCACGGTGGCGGCGGTGGTGGCGGCGCGCATGTCGGCGGCGGTGGTTTCGGCGGAGGCGGCGCCCGCATGGGCGGCGGCGGCTTCGGTGGCGGCGCGCGGATGGGTGGCGGCGGCGCCGCGTTCCACGGTGGTGGCGGCAATTTCGCAGCCGGCGCGGCACGCCCGAGCGGCGGTAATTTCGCGGCCGGAGCAGCGATGCGGCCGAGCGGCGGCAATTTTGCGGCCGGAGCAGCGATGCGTCCAAGCGGCGGCAATTTCGCGGCCCGAACAGCGATGCGTCCAAGCGGCGGCAGTTTCGTAGCCGGCGCAGCGAACCGTGCGGCCGTGGCGCCGGCCTTCAGCGGGACGCGCAGCGTCGCAACGGCGGGCAACTGGCAGGGCGGGCGCAACTGGAGCGGCCGCCACTGGCATCATCGTCGCGGCGGCTTCTGGCCAGGATTTGCGGCGGGTGCGGCGATCGGCGGGCTCGGCTCGTACGCCTATTACGGCGGCGGCTATGGCTATTATGATGATCCCTACTACTATGGCGACAGCTACTATGATGAGCCATCAGTGGCGGTGGTGCCCGACGGCGGCGGCGACTCCGCGGCCTATTGCGCGCAGCGCTACAAATCGTACGACCCGGCTTCGGGCACCTATCTCGGTTACGACGGTCAGCGTCATCCCTGCCCGTAA
- a CDS encoding response regulator has protein sequence MPRILVVDDDPMVGATIEVLLQRQGFDVTLTDGGETGLAALETQVFDVMLVDIFMPHMRGFESIRIFHERAPTTPLIAMSGYAFASSASPSPDFLRMALELGASRCLRKPFTPDALLTTIRECLAGANGNAQPKDKKEAP, from the coding sequence ATGCCGCGTATTCTCGTGGTTGATGACGATCCGATGGTCGGCGCGACCATCGAGGTCCTCCTCCAACGACAGGGCTTCGACGTCACGTTGACCGACGGCGGAGAAACGGGATTGGCTGCGCTCGAAACTCAGGTTTTCGACGTGATGCTGGTCGACATCTTCATGCCGCACATGCGCGGTTTCGAATCCATCCGCATCTTTCACGAGCGCGCGCCAACGACCCCGCTGATCGCGATGTCCGGCTATGCCTTCGCCTCGTCCGCCTCGCCCTCGCCCGACTTTCTCCGCATGGCGCTGGAGCTCGGCGCGAGCCGCTGCCTGCGCAAGCCGTTCACGCCGGACGCGCTGCTGACCACGATCCGCGAATGCCTCGCCGGCGCGAATGGGAACGCACAGCCGAAGGACAAGAAAGAAGCCCCTTGA
- a CDS encoding DJ-1/PfpI family protein, which translates to MSSPLQIGILVFPRVTQLDFTGPLQVFAMLPGANLHLIWKRIELVPSDSVMTLTPTTSFADCPQLDVICVPGGGGTNDLLNDEEVLDFLRRQAEGAKYVTSVCTGSLALGAAGLLKGYRAATHWSAMEMLGHFGATPTRTRVCIDRNRITGGGVTAGIDFALTLVSILRDRTTAEAIQLQMEYNPAPPFNSGSPDTAPAEVLALLRERGAQNQARRLEAVKRAAERMM; encoded by the coding sequence ATGTCGTCACCGCTCCAGATCGGAATCCTGGTGTTTCCGCGCGTCACCCAGCTCGACTTCACCGGCCCCTTGCAGGTGTTCGCCATGCTTCCCGGCGCAAATCTGCATCTGATCTGGAAGCGGATCGAACTGGTGCCGAGCGATTCCGTCATGACGCTGACGCCGACCACGAGCTTTGCGGACTGCCCCCAGCTCGACGTCATCTGCGTGCCCGGCGGCGGCGGCACCAACGACCTGCTCAACGACGAGGAGGTGCTCGATTTCCTGCGCAGGCAGGCCGAAGGCGCAAAATACGTCACCTCGGTCTGCACGGGATCGCTGGCGCTCGGCGCCGCCGGCCTGTTGAAGGGCTACCGCGCCGCCACCCATTGGAGCGCGATGGAGATGCTCGGTCATTTCGGCGCAACGCCGACCAGGACACGCGTCTGCATCGACCGCAACCGCATCACCGGCGGCGGCGTCACTGCCGGAATAGATTTCGCGCTGACGCTGGTTTCGATCCTGCGCGACCGAACCACGGCGGAAGCGATCCAGCTCCAGATGGAATACAATCCGGCCCCGCCGTTCAATTCGGGATCGCCGGACACCGCACCCGCCGAGGTGCTGGCGCTGCTCAGAGAGCGTGGGGCGCAAAACCAGGCCCGCCGCCTCGAGGCGGTGAAGCGCGCGGCCGAGCGGATGATGTAG